The following proteins come from a genomic window of Rutidosis leptorrhynchoides isolate AG116_Rl617_1_P2 chromosome 10, CSIRO_AGI_Rlap_v1, whole genome shotgun sequence:
- the LOC139872678 gene encoding uncharacterized protein encodes MDSILPKEVPAPRRRSARLKNKNVNTQQLPKPNPVCVPYHGRLKEKPEKLGTFKLEGKFLDSMSIFPNQNRYIRRLLSTKERMPNSNKISLSKECTALLRDSLPTKLGDTRRFTFPYFIYQSGTIHTLADLEASINLMPYSLFKRLELGDLLPTKVTIQLADHTIHYPKGIVENVLVIVDRFLYHMDFVVMDIKEDLDAPIVLG; translated from the coding sequence ATGGATTCTATCCTACCGAAGGAAGTACCTGCACCTCGGAGGCGGTCAGCAAGGTTAAAGAATAAGAATGTCAACACTCAGCAGCTGCCCAAACCGAATCCAGTTTGTGTACCATATCATGGAAGACTAAAGGAAAAGCCTGAAAAGCTTGGCACCTTCAAGCTTGAAGGAAAATTCTTGGACTCTATGTCCATATTTCCTAACCAGAATAGATACATACGAagacttctctctacaaaggagcgGATGCCGAATTCCAACAAAATTTCACTGAGCAAAGAATGCACAGCATTACTTAGAGACTCTCTACCCACGAAATTAGGAGATACGAGGAGATTCACATTCCCGTATtttatctaccaatctggaactatTCACACTTTGGCTGATTTAGAAGCAAGCATTAATCTTATGCCTTACTCTCTTTTTAAGAGATTAGAGCTAGGAGACTTGTTACCAACCAAAGTGACGATCCAACTTGCTGATCATACAATTCATTATCCCaaaggcatagttgagaacgtcttggtaatAGTCGACCGATTCTTGTATCAtatggatttcgtagtgatggacatcaAGGAAGACCTTGATGCCCCTATCGTCTTAGGATGA